In the genome of Pieris napi chromosome 16, ilPieNapi1.2, whole genome shotgun sequence, one region contains:
- the LOC125057566 gene encoding phosphatidylinositol N-acetylglucosaminyltransferase subunit Q isoform X1: MEYFKVLIPNLPQNGKETLLKGYITQDDKCHCNIYFTESFELQQNLDEKLSADDDTTIFGYFRNEPSQLMNKNIKNKICLYDSVNPRVTELVLNGKVIQGCKFIFICYDINKVINSETLDVSCKELMYVRELVKRKSNYPQNIAEYAPKYRIPHMFSSSMFIQHIFNCINLLNWLKNTLRKKEKISIKQGNYILALVIDIILGYYILEILFYDRKEIGVLLLGILEKLVNSMYSLLKWLMGAPAGLKLNNAFNKMLGKYFSYHVELWWLFLDVSSERLDLILHIYQYLGYLGLTFQAAIISDMLCVTTFHSYCIYVYAARLFNIQISGLTAMLRLFVGRKYNPLRNCIDSCEYTNQELFVGTVAFTILLLLLPTTLMYYIVFTMFRVLSLLAQYVLARLIHFVQTLPLYVIILWITRSPKLAGEIYIEEQQSSESHLMLNIKLFNKPLKKLMNYFKPPVEITKDVEWTNIISSVFTGKQII; this comes from the exons ATGGAATATTTTAAGGTTCTTATCCCTAACTTGCCTCAGAATGGCAaggaaacattattaaaaggtTACATTACCCAAGACGACAAGTGCCattgcaatatttatttcacagAGAGTTTTGAATTGCAGCAGAATCTAGATGAGAAATTATCAGCTGATGATGACACCACTATCTTTGGTTATTTCCGTAATGAACCATCACAATTAAtgaacaaaaacattaaaaataaaatttgtttatatgatTCTGTTAATCCTAGGGTCACTGAATTAGTCCTAAATGGTAAAGTAATTCAAGGTtgcaagtttatttttatatgttatgaTATTAACAAAGTCATCAATTCAGAAACATTAGATGTATCTTGCAAAGAACTTATGTATGTTAGAGAATTAGTTAAAAGAAAAAGCAATTATCCTCAAAATATTGCTGAGTATGCACCTAAATATAGAATACCACATATGTTTTCTTCTTCAATGTTTATTCAACATATTTTCaactgtattaatttattaaattggttaaaaaatacattgagaaaaaaggaaaaa atatcaataaaacaaggaaattatattttagcattagttattgatattattttggGTTATTATATCttggaaatattattttacgataGGAAAGAAATTGGTGTACTCTTACTTGGAATTTTAGAG AAATTGGTAAACTCTATGTATTCACTACTAAAATGGCTAATGGGAGCTCCAGCAGGATTAAAGTTGAATAatgcatttaataaaatgctgGGTAAATATTTCTCATACCATGTGGAATTATGGTGGTTGTTTTTGG ATGTATCAAGTGAACGATTGGATTTAATATTGCATATTTATCAATACTTGGGTTACTTAGGACTGACGTTCCAAGCTGCTATTATATCAGATATGTTGTGTGTAACAACATTTCATTCATATTGCATTTATGTTTATGCAGCAag ACTATTCAACATACAAATATCAGGCCTCACTGCTATGCTACGGTTATTTGTTGGACGAAAGTACAATCCATTAAGAAATTGCATAGATTCATGTGAATACACGAATCAGGAGCTATTTGTGGGAACCGTagcttttacaatattattactcCTGCTGCCTACAACGCTTATGTACTACATTGTTTTTACAATG TTTCGCGTGCTATCACTATTAGCGCAGTATGTCTTGGCTAGACTGATCCACTTCGTGCAAACACTACCgttatatgttattatattatggaTAACACGCTCACCTAAATTGGcag gagaaatatatattgaagAGCAGCAGAGTAGCGAATCGCATTTGATgctaaacattaaattatttaataaaccgTTGAAAAAACTCATGAACTATTTTAAACCTCCAGTTGAAATAACGAAGGATGTGGAATGGACTAATATTATATCAAGCGTGTTCACGGGAAAGcaaattatatga
- the LOC125057566 gene encoding phosphatidylinositol N-acetylglucosaminyltransferase subunit Q isoform X2 produces the protein MEYFKVLIPNLPQNGKETLLKGYITQDDKCHCNIYFTESFELQQNLDEKLSADDDTTIFGYFRNEPSQLMNKNIKNKICLYDSVNPRVTELVLNGKVIQGCKFIFICYDINKVINSETLDVSCKELMYVRELVKRKSNYPQNIAEYAPKYRIPHMFSSSMFIQHIFNCINLLNWLKNTLRKKEKKLVNSMYSLLKWLMGAPAGLKLNNAFNKMLGKYFSYHVELWWLFLDVSSERLDLILHIYQYLGYLGLTFQAAIISDMLCVTTFHSYCIYVYAARLFNIQISGLTAMLRLFVGRKYNPLRNCIDSCEYTNQELFVGTVAFTILLLLLPTTLMYYIVFTMFRVLSLLAQYVLARLIHFVQTLPLYVIILWITRSPKLAGEIYIEEQQSSESHLMLNIKLFNKPLKKLMNYFKPPVEITKDVEWTNIISSVFTGKQII, from the exons ATGGAATATTTTAAGGTTCTTATCCCTAACTTGCCTCAGAATGGCAaggaaacattattaaaaggtTACATTACCCAAGACGACAAGTGCCattgcaatatttatttcacagAGAGTTTTGAATTGCAGCAGAATCTAGATGAGAAATTATCAGCTGATGATGACACCACTATCTTTGGTTATTTCCGTAATGAACCATCACAATTAAtgaacaaaaacattaaaaataaaatttgtttatatgatTCTGTTAATCCTAGGGTCACTGAATTAGTCCTAAATGGTAAAGTAATTCAAGGTtgcaagtttatttttatatgttatgaTATTAACAAAGTCATCAATTCAGAAACATTAGATGTATCTTGCAAAGAACTTATGTATGTTAGAGAATTAGTTAAAAGAAAAAGCAATTATCCTCAAAATATTGCTGAGTATGCACCTAAATATAGAATACCACATATGTTTTCTTCTTCAATGTTTATTCAACATATTTTCaactgtattaatttattaaattggttaaaaaatacattgagaaaaaaggaaaaa AAATTGGTAAACTCTATGTATTCACTACTAAAATGGCTAATGGGAGCTCCAGCAGGATTAAAGTTGAATAatgcatttaataaaatgctgGGTAAATATTTCTCATACCATGTGGAATTATGGTGGTTGTTTTTGG ATGTATCAAGTGAACGATTGGATTTAATATTGCATATTTATCAATACTTGGGTTACTTAGGACTGACGTTCCAAGCTGCTATTATATCAGATATGTTGTGTGTAACAACATTTCATTCATATTGCATTTATGTTTATGCAGCAag ACTATTCAACATACAAATATCAGGCCTCACTGCTATGCTACGGTTATTTGTTGGACGAAAGTACAATCCATTAAGAAATTGCATAGATTCATGTGAATACACGAATCAGGAGCTATTTGTGGGAACCGTagcttttacaatattattactcCTGCTGCCTACAACGCTTATGTACTACATTGTTTTTACAATG TTTCGCGTGCTATCACTATTAGCGCAGTATGTCTTGGCTAGACTGATCCACTTCGTGCAAACACTACCgttatatgttattatattatggaTAACACGCTCACCTAAATTGGcag gagaaatatatattgaagAGCAGCAGAGTAGCGAATCGCATTTGATgctaaacattaaattatttaataaaccgTTGAAAAAACTCATGAACTATTTTAAACCTCCAGTTGAAATAACGAAGGATGTGGAATGGACTAATATTATATCAAGCGTGTTCACGGGAAAGcaaattatatga
- the LOC125057567 gene encoding nuclear distribution protein nudE homolog 1 isoform X1: MDSTQKLDPNSIEYWKEQASNFERKANELQQELDEYTENSAQLERELEASLGQVENQNRDLERQNQRLKMEIEQLRNKLDRSQHETNALENELQALKKEKEKQAIYVREIEQKNDDLERGQRVISESVACIEQLLNQAYERNAVLESEVDEIENLRIKLQRANDEARDLKQELKVVEKIPTPKKEDSAPEVCNGHTTARAQVEIETQTSIASPQRREINGNAMTPSSRVSAINLVGDLLRKVGLERFLCRECGKVKCACFTEQSSPPHEFVDQKESENSIDSVELRKPDLKPHIETRQRCSDQPFQRSIQNDGKLRRSFIVRSREGLENFLNLKKGQEKEKTNLQF; the protein is encoded by the exons ATGGATTCTACACAGAAATTAGATCCTAATTCAATAGAATATTGGAAAGAACAGGCATCTAATTTTGAACGAAA agCTAATGAACTACAACAGGAATTGGATGAATATACAGAAAATTCTGCTCAACTCGAAAGAGAATTGGAAGCCTCCCTAGGACAAGTAGAAAATCAGAACAGAGATCTGGAACGCCAAAACCAAAGGCTTAAAATGGAAATAGAACAACTTAGG AATAAACTAGATAGAAGTCAACATGAGACAAATGCCTTGGAAAATGAGTTACaagcattaaaaaaagaaaaggaaaaacAAGCTATTTATGTAAGAgaaatagaacaaaaaaatgatgatttagaaagaGGACAaag AGTCATATCAGAATCAGTAGCATGTATAGAACAACTATTAAATCAAGCATATGAAAGAAATGCAGTACTGGAAAGCGAGGTGGATGAAATTGAGAATCTCAGAATAAAATTGCAACGTGCAAATGATGAAGCAAGAG ATCTTAAACAAGAATTAAAAGTAGTAGAGAAAATACCTACACCAAAGAAAGAAGATAGTGCACCAGAGGTGTGCAATGGCCACACTACTGCCCGAGCTCAAGTTGAAATTGAGACACAAACATCTATAGCATCTCCCCAAAGAA GGGAAATAAATGGAAATGCAATGACTCCATCATCTAGAGTGTCAGCTATAAACTTGGTGGGCGATCTTCTTCGGAAAGTGGGG CTTGAGAGGTTTCTTTGCCGCGAATGTGGTAAGGTCAAATGCGCGTGTTTCACCGAGCAAAGTTCTCCACCTCACGAGTTCGTTGATCAAAAGGAATCAGAGAATTCAATTGATTCAGTTGAATTACGGAAACCGGATTTAAAACCGCACATAGAGACCAGACAAAGGTGCTCTGATCAACCATTTCAAAGGTCCATACAAAACGATGGGAAGCTACGAAGATCCTTCATAGTGCGGTCCAGAGAGGGACTAGAAAATTTCTTGAACTTAAAGAAAGGCcaagagaaagaaaaaacgAATTTACAGTTTTGA
- the LOC125057566 gene encoding phosphatidylinositol N-acetylglucosaminyltransferase subunit Q isoform X3: MYSLLKWLMGAPAGLKLNNAFNKMLGKYFSYHVELWWLFLDVSSERLDLILHIYQYLGYLGLTFQAAIISDMLCVTTFHSYCIYVYAARLFNIQISGLTAMLRLFVGRKYNPLRNCIDSCEYTNQELFVGTVAFTILLLLLPTTLMYYIVFTMFRVLSLLAQYVLARLIHFVQTLPLYVIILWITRSPKLAGEIYIEEQQSSESHLMLNIKLFNKPLKKLMNYFKPPVEITKDVEWTNIISSVFTGKQII; the protein is encoded by the exons ATGTATTCACTACTAAAATGGCTAATGGGAGCTCCAGCAGGATTAAAGTTGAATAatgcatttaataaaatgctgGGTAAATATTTCTCATACCATGTGGAATTATGGTGGTTGTTTTTGG ATGTATCAAGTGAACGATTGGATTTAATATTGCATATTTATCAATACTTGGGTTACTTAGGACTGACGTTCCAAGCTGCTATTATATCAGATATGTTGTGTGTAACAACATTTCATTCATATTGCATTTATGTTTATGCAGCAag ACTATTCAACATACAAATATCAGGCCTCACTGCTATGCTACGGTTATTTGTTGGACGAAAGTACAATCCATTAAGAAATTGCATAGATTCATGTGAATACACGAATCAGGAGCTATTTGTGGGAACCGTagcttttacaatattattactcCTGCTGCCTACAACGCTTATGTACTACATTGTTTTTACAATG TTTCGCGTGCTATCACTATTAGCGCAGTATGTCTTGGCTAGACTGATCCACTTCGTGCAAACACTACCgttatatgttattatattatggaTAACACGCTCACCTAAATTGGcag gagaaatatatattgaagAGCAGCAGAGTAGCGAATCGCATTTGATgctaaacattaaattatttaataaaccgTTGAAAAAACTCATGAACTATTTTAAACCTCCAGTTGAAATAACGAAGGATGTGGAATGGACTAATATTATATCAAGCGTGTTCACGGGAAAGcaaattatatga
- the LOC125057567 gene encoding nuclear distribution protein nudE homolog 1 isoform X2, whose product MDSTQKLDPNSIEYWKEQASNFERKANELQQELDEYTENSAQLERELEASLGQVENQNRDLERQNQRLKMEIEQLRNKLDRSQHETNALENELQALKKEKEKQAIYVREIEQKNDDLERGQRVISESVACIEQLLNQAYERNAVLESEVDEIENLRIKLQRANDEARDLKQELKVVEKIPTPKKEDSAPEVCNGHTTARAQVEIETQTSIASPQRREINGNAMTPSSRVSAINLVGDLLRKVGALESKLASCRGTVRPKEHSPNSASEVNKDYRCVLKN is encoded by the exons ATGGATTCTACACAGAAATTAGATCCTAATTCAATAGAATATTGGAAAGAACAGGCATCTAATTTTGAACGAAA agCTAATGAACTACAACAGGAATTGGATGAATATACAGAAAATTCTGCTCAACTCGAAAGAGAATTGGAAGCCTCCCTAGGACAAGTAGAAAATCAGAACAGAGATCTGGAACGCCAAAACCAAAGGCTTAAAATGGAAATAGAACAACTTAGG AATAAACTAGATAGAAGTCAACATGAGACAAATGCCTTGGAAAATGAGTTACaagcattaaaaaaagaaaaggaaaaacAAGCTATTTATGTAAGAgaaatagaacaaaaaaatgatgatttagaaagaGGACAaag AGTCATATCAGAATCAGTAGCATGTATAGAACAACTATTAAATCAAGCATATGAAAGAAATGCAGTACTGGAAAGCGAGGTGGATGAAATTGAGAATCTCAGAATAAAATTGCAACGTGCAAATGATGAAGCAAGAG ATCTTAAACAAGAATTAAAAGTAGTAGAGAAAATACCTACACCAAAGAAAGAAGATAGTGCACCAGAGGTGTGCAATGGCCACACTACTGCCCGAGCTCAAGTTGAAATTGAGACACAAACATCTATAGCATCTCCCCAAAGAA GGGAAATAAATGGAAATGCAATGACTCCATCATCTAGAGTGTCAGCTATAAACTTGGTGGGCGATCTTCTTCGGAAAGTGGGG GCTTTGGAATCAAAGTTAGCATCGTGTCGTGGTACGGTTAGACCTAAAGAGCATTCGCCAAACTCAGCTTCGGAAGTGAATAAGGACTACAGGTGTGTACTCAAGAACTAA